Proteins encoded in a region of the Isosphaeraceae bacterium EP7 genome:
- the glpK gene encoding glycerol kinase GlpK — protein sequence MARDLLLVIDQGTTSTRAVVYDRTLKPIGQGQVEVLPSYPKPGWVEHDAKGLWNSVGPVVTQALGDAGVEADRVAAIGLTNQRETTILWDRGGQPKGPAIVWQDRRTAEFCERNRASRPWISERTGLVLDPYFSATKIAWLMEHTPDASRLARDGDLLAGTVDSYLIWNLTGGERHVTDVTNASRTLLMDLIQLRWAADLCDFFAVPAEILPEILPSAGEFGRTRGLGFLPDGLPIAGVAGDQQASLAGQGCLKAGQAKCTYGTGAFLLAHTGGRAIASTRGLVTTLAATLGDGPPQYALEGSVFVAGAAVQWFRDGLKAIGAAPEIDALYAHADPNSGVLFVPALTGLGAPHWEPDARGTIFGLTRATSIADLARATIEGVAFQVADLIDAINADLPTPLTDFRVDGGMARSDPFLQFQADLLGIAPRRSPNPESTALGAALLAGLGINHWPTTDHAIALLDAEGQTFSPRRDEEWRAATLAGWRRAVESVRRHYRGE from the coding sequence ATGGCCCGTGACCTCTTGCTCGTCATCGACCAGGGGACGACCAGCACCCGCGCCGTGGTCTATGACCGCACCCTGAAGCCGATCGGCCAGGGGCAGGTCGAAGTCCTCCCGAGCTATCCGAAGCCAGGCTGGGTCGAGCATGATGCCAAGGGCCTCTGGAACTCGGTCGGACCGGTCGTGACGCAGGCTCTTGGTGACGCGGGAGTTGAGGCGGATCGGGTCGCGGCCATCGGCCTGACCAACCAGCGCGAGACGACCATCCTCTGGGACCGCGGCGGCCAGCCCAAGGGGCCGGCGATCGTCTGGCAGGACCGGCGGACGGCCGAATTCTGCGAGCGGAACCGGGCCAGTCGACCCTGGATCTCCGAGCGCACCGGCCTGGTGCTCGACCCCTACTTCTCGGCCACCAAGATCGCCTGGCTGATGGAGCATACACCCGACGCCTCTCGCCTGGCCCGCGACGGCGACCTCCTGGCGGGCACCGTCGACAGCTACCTCATCTGGAACCTGACCGGCGGCGAGCGGCACGTCACCGACGTCACCAACGCCTCGCGCACCCTGCTGATGGACCTGATCCAGCTGCGTTGGGCCGCGGACCTCTGCGACTTCTTCGCCGTGCCTGCGGAAATATTGCCCGAGATCCTCCCCAGCGCGGGTGAATTTGGGCGAACCAGGGGTTTGGGGTTCCTGCCCGACGGCCTGCCGATCGCGGGGGTGGCCGGCGACCAGCAGGCGTCGCTGGCCGGCCAGGGGTGCCTGAAGGCGGGGCAAGCCAAGTGCACCTACGGCACGGGCGCGTTCCTGCTGGCCCACACCGGCGGCCGGGCCATTGCCTCCACGCGGGGCCTGGTCACCACGCTGGCGGCCACCCTGGGCGACGGCCCGCCCCAGTATGCGCTCGAGGGGAGCGTCTTCGTCGCGGGGGCCGCGGTGCAGTGGTTCCGAGACGGCCTGAAGGCCATCGGCGCCGCCCCCGAGATCGACGCCCTTTACGCTCACGCCGACCCCAACTCGGGCGTCCTCTTCGTCCCCGCCCTCACCGGTCTGGGGGCCCCGCACTGGGAGCCCGACGCCCGCGGCACGATCTTCGGCCTGACCCGCGCCACCTCGATCGCCGACCTCGCGAGAGCCACCATCGAGGGGGTCGCCTTCCAGGTGGCCGACCTCATCGACGCCATCAACGCCGACCTGCCGACCCCGCTGACCGACTTCCGCGTCGACGGCGGGATGGCCCGCTCCGATCCCTTCCTCCAGTTCCAGGCCGACCTCCTGGGCATCGCCCCCCGCCGCAGCCCCAACCCCGAATCCACCGCCCTGGGCGCCGCCCTGCTCGCCGGCCTCGGCATCAACCACTGGCCCACCACCGACCACGCCATCGCCCTGCTCGACGCCGAGGGCCAGACCTTCTCCCCGCGCAGGGACGAGGAATGGCGAGCCGCCACCCTCGCCGGCTGGCGCCGCGCCGTCGAGTCCGTCCGACGCCATTACCGGGGTGAGTAG
- a CDS encoding metalloregulator ArsR/SmtB family transcription factor, which translates to MMIASLDTTFAALADPTRRAILARLAKGEATVNELVSPFKLSQPAISKHLKVLEKAGLITRGRDAQKRPCRLAAQPLAEANGWLEDYRKIWEANFDRLDSLLDELKAGKKPE; encoded by the coding sequence ATGATGATCGCGAGCCTCGACACCACGTTCGCGGCCCTGGCCGACCCGACCCGTCGGGCGATCCTCGCCCGGCTGGCGAAGGGCGAGGCCACGGTCAACGAGCTGGTCTCGCCCTTCAAGCTGAGCCAACCCGCGATTTCCAAGCACCTGAAGGTGCTGGAGAAGGCGGGCCTGATCACCCGCGGCAGGGATGCGCAGAAGCGGCCGTGCCGCCTGGCGGCGCAGCCGCTGGCCGAAGCCAACGGATGGCTGGAAGATTACCGGAAGATCTGGGAGGCGAACTTCGACCGCCTCGACAGCCTGCTGGACGAGTTGAAGGCAGGGAAGAAACCCGAGTAA
- a CDS encoding protocatechuate 3,4-dioxygenase, with amino-acid sequence MSLQGSRPSSRRSFLGSATMGLGAAAFMVRGAFADELTRTPSQTEGPFYPNKLPLDTDNDLILINDQITPAVGEITHLSGRLLDHKGDPLRNVLIEIWQVDNNGAYIHTEDPAHSKLDKNFQGYGKFLTGSTGEYYFRTIKPVPYTGRAPHIHVKLRKNGKELLTTQFYIKGHEQNQRDGIFRSLTDPKARELITPEFTPLPGSTTGELAARVDVILGFTPKA; translated from the coding sequence ATGAGCCTCCAGGGATCTCGCCCGTCCAGCCGCCGCTCGTTCCTCGGCTCCGCGACGATGGGCCTGGGCGCCGCCGCCTTCATGGTGCGCGGGGCCTTCGCCGATGAGTTGACTCGCACGCCCAGCCAGACCGAGGGGCCGTTCTACCCCAACAAGCTGCCGCTGGACACCGACAACGACCTGATCCTGATCAATGATCAGATCACACCGGCCGTGGGCGAGATCACGCACCTGTCGGGCCGACTGCTCGACCACAAGGGCGACCCGCTTCGCAACGTGCTCATCGAGATCTGGCAGGTCGACAACAACGGCGCCTACATCCACACCGAAGACCCGGCGCACAGCAAGCTCGACAAGAACTTCCAGGGCTACGGCAAGTTCCTCACCGGTTCAACCGGCGAATACTACTTCCGGACCATCAAGCCCGTCCCCTACACCGGCCGCGCCCCGCACATCCACGTCAAGCTGCGCAAGAACGGCAAGGAATTGCTGACGACTCAGTTCTACATCAAGGGACACGAGCAGAACCAGCGCGACGGGATCTTCCGGAGCCTCACCGATCCGAAGGCACGCGAACTGATCACCCCCGAGTTCACGCCGCTGCCGGGCTCGACCACCGGAGAGCTTGCGGCCAGGGTCGATGTCATCCTGGGCTTCACCCCCAAGGCCTGA
- a CDS encoding SulP family inorganic anion transporter encodes MSALLEKIRSEWFSNVRGDLLAGTVVALALIPEAIAFSIIAGVDPKVGLYASFCIAVVTAFLGGRPGMISAATGAMALVMVDLVKSHGLEYLLAATILTGFLQVLAGFFRLGALIRFVSRSVITGFVNALAILIFMAQVPELVGGTWHVYPMVAAGLAIIYLLPRLTTAVPSALVCIVVLTLVALVSGLPLRTVGDMGQLPTEFPAFLLPKIPLTFETLRLILPYSCTLAVVGLLESMMTATIVDDMTDTYSDKNRECAGQGAGNIVAGLFGGMAGCAMIGQSVINVKSGGRKRLSTLFAGLFLLFLILVLSDVVRRIPMAALVAVMTMVSIGTFNWGSLKSLVVHPKSSSVVMLSTVVVTVATRDLAKGVLVGVLLSTLFFAMKVERIVHVRPESLDGGLKRIYHVSGQLFFVSSHAFIRGFDFNDPAERVEIEFTHAHFWDISAIAALDKVVMKFRKKGVEVELIGLNEASSTMIDRLGTHDKPAALDLPVGH; translated from the coding sequence ATGTCTGCACTTCTTGAGAAGATCAGGTCCGAGTGGTTTTCGAACGTGCGCGGCGACCTGCTGGCCGGGACGGTCGTGGCGCTGGCCCTGATCCCGGAGGCCATCGCCTTCTCGATCATCGCCGGGGTCGACCCCAAGGTGGGGCTTTATGCCTCCTTCTGCATCGCCGTGGTGACGGCGTTCCTCGGCGGCAGGCCGGGCATGATCTCGGCGGCCACCGGGGCGATGGCGCTGGTGATGGTCGACCTGGTGAAGTCGCATGGGCTGGAATACCTGCTGGCGGCGACGATTCTCACCGGCTTTCTCCAGGTTCTGGCCGGTTTCTTCCGGCTGGGAGCGCTGATCCGGTTCGTCTCGCGCTCGGTCATCACCGGCTTTGTCAACGCCCTGGCCATCCTGATCTTCATGGCCCAGGTGCCCGAGCTGGTGGGCGGCACCTGGCACGTCTACCCGATGGTGGCCGCCGGCCTGGCGATCATCTATCTGTTGCCCAGGCTGACGACGGCGGTCCCCTCCGCCCTGGTCTGCATCGTCGTCCTGACCCTGGTGGCGCTGGTCAGCGGGCTGCCGCTGCGGACGGTCGGCGACATGGGGCAGTTGCCCACCGAATTCCCGGCCTTCTTGCTGCCGAAGATCCCGCTCACCTTCGAGACCCTGAGACTCATCCTCCCTTACTCGTGCACGCTGGCCGTGGTCGGCCTGCTCGAGTCGATGATGACCGCGACGATCGTCGATGACATGACCGATACGTACAGCGACAAGAACCGCGAGTGCGCCGGGCAGGGAGCGGGCAACATCGTCGCCGGCCTCTTCGGCGGGATGGCCGGCTGCGCCATGATCGGCCAGTCGGTGATCAACGTCAAATCGGGCGGGCGGAAGCGCCTCTCCACGCTTTTCGCGGGCCTGTTCCTGCTCTTCCTGATCCTGGTGCTCAGCGACGTCGTGCGGCGCATCCCGATGGCCGCCTTGGTCGCGGTGATGACCATGGTTTCCATCGGCACATTCAACTGGGGCTCGCTGAAGAGCCTGGTCGTCCACCCGAAAAGCTCCAGCGTCGTCATGCTCTCCACGGTGGTGGTGACGGTGGCCACGCGCGACCTGGCCAAGGGCGTGCTGGTCGGCGTCCTGCTGAGCACCCTCTTCTTCGCCATGAAGGTCGAGCGGATCGTCCACGTCCGCCCCGAATCCCTCGACGGCGGCCTGAAGCGCATCTACCACGTCAGCGGCCAGCTCTTCTTCGTCTCCTCGCACGCGTTCATCCGCGGCTTCGACTTCAACGACCCGGCGGAGCGGGTGGAAATCGAGTTCACCCACGCCCACTTCTGGGACATCTCGGCCATTGCCGCCCTCGACAAGGTCGTGATGAAGTTCCGCAAGAAAGGCGTCGAGGTCGAGCTGATCGGCCTGAATGAGGCCAGCTCGACGATGATCGACCGCCTGGGCACCCACGACAAGCCGGCGGCCCTCGACCTTCCGGTCGGCCATTGA
- a CDS encoding GyrI-like domain-containing protein has protein sequence MLDAPQITETADQPTAMIHLTVARSEIQNVMGPGLGEIMAALDAQKISPAGPWFTHHLRMPTDTFDFEICVPVNATIAATGRVKPSQWPAMTVARAIYQGPYEGLGAAWGEFNAWVAASGHTPGSELWERYLKGPESGPDSGEYRTELNRPLI, from the coding sequence ATGCTCGACGCGCCGCAGATCACGGAAACCGCCGACCAGCCGACCGCGATGATTCACCTGACCGTCGCCCGCTCGGAGATCCAGAACGTCATGGGCCCGGGCCTCGGCGAGATCATGGCCGCCCTCGACGCCCAGAAAATCAGCCCCGCCGGCCCCTGGTTCACGCACCACCTGCGGATGCCCACGGACACCTTCGACTTCGAGATCTGCGTCCCCGTCAATGCGACCATCGCCGCCACCGGCCGGGTCAAGCCAAGTCAATGGCCCGCGATGACGGTGGCCCGCGCCATCTACCAGGGGCCGTATGAAGGCCTGGGCGCCGCCTGGGGCGAGTTCAACGCCTGGGTCGCCGCCAGCGGCCACACGCCGGGTTCGGAGTTGTGGGAACGATACCTTAAAGGACCGGAATCGGGCCCCGATTCGGGTGAGTATCGCACGGAACTCAACCGGCCGCTGATCTGA
- a CDS encoding glycosyltransferase family 39 protein — protein sequence MTSRSARWGRQFERFAPALAAVIALSCILSSTDLDAPPRYDGAGYAVLATSILEGNGYRAIDQPDAPQHAHFPPGYPAALAASWTWFGRSDRVAHVLSAACTTIAVWFLAHWFARVESPRVAAPLALALAFNWSWARVGGSIQSEPLFLLLTALAVNAADRLARTDRRNRLGTLGLGVLLAACVLTRHVGACLVLAVVVDLAWRERRAAAIAVGATATLLISPWIAWQLRVGRGSQAGLLTAVDLPSLVASQALFYARRIPDHLAGPFVEVATVFGRSPGLAASATAGAIGATALVLYGLVKAALNPRRRLAGLIPLATLALLLAWPFTEAGRFLVPLVPFLLVGAVEGLSRVGPMGRARAAWLLLAAAVPYTAYSALPSRVQARERTHADFDDACRWLAARGKRPDALVLTRHPGEVFWQTRLRALVPPDDPAAIARLTEEGRQTFLMVDDDRFANAPASPIGRYVEAAGGRVRTVYDRGVIIYEVTSSAPRR from the coding sequence ATGACGTCCCGATCCGCCCGGTGGGGCCGACAGTTCGAGCGATTCGCGCCGGCGCTCGCCGCGGTCATCGCCCTGTCCTGCATCCTCTCCAGCACCGACCTCGACGCCCCTCCACGCTACGACGGGGCCGGCTACGCCGTGCTGGCCACCTCGATCCTGGAAGGCAACGGCTACCGGGCGATCGACCAGCCCGACGCGCCGCAGCACGCCCACTTCCCGCCCGGCTATCCCGCCGCGCTGGCCGCCTCATGGACCTGGTTCGGGCGTTCCGACCGGGTCGCTCACGTCCTGTCGGCGGCATGCACCACCATCGCCGTCTGGTTCCTCGCCCACTGGTTCGCCCGGGTCGAGAGTCCGAGGGTCGCCGCGCCGCTGGCCCTCGCGCTGGCGTTCAACTGGAGCTGGGCGCGCGTCGGCGGGTCGATCCAGTCGGAGCCGCTGTTCCTGCTGCTCACGGCGCTGGCCGTCAACGCTGCTGATCGCCTGGCGCGGACCGACCGGAGGAACCGGTTGGGAACGCTCGGACTGGGAGTCTTGCTGGCGGCTTGCGTGCTAACCCGGCACGTCGGGGCCTGCCTGGTCCTGGCCGTTGTTGTCGACCTGGCCTGGCGCGAGCGTCGCGCGGCGGCGATTGCAGTCGGCGCGACCGCAACCTTGCTGATCTCACCCTGGATTGCCTGGCAGTTGCGTGTGGGGCGAGGTTCGCAGGCGGGGCTGCTGACGGCCGTCGATCTGCCGTCGCTGGTCGCCTCGCAGGCCTTGTTCTACGCCAGGCGCATCCCCGACCACCTGGCCGGGCCGTTCGTCGAGGTCGCCACCGTGTTCGGCCGTTCCCCAGGGCTGGCCGCTTCGGCCACGGCCGGGGCTATCGGGGCGACCGCGCTGGTGCTGTACGGACTGGTCAAGGCGGCTCTGAACCCGAGGAGGCGTCTGGCGGGGCTCATCCCGCTGGCCACCCTGGCCCTTTTGCTGGCCTGGCCGTTCACCGAGGCCGGCCGGTTCCTCGTCCCGCTGGTGCCGTTCCTGCTCGTCGGGGCCGTCGAAGGGCTGAGTCGGGTCGGGCCGATGGGCCGGGCGCGGGCAGCCTGGTTGCTGCTGGCCGCGGCCGTCCCGTATACGGCCTATTCGGCCCTGCCGTCTCGAGTCCAGGCCCGCGAGCGGACCCACGCGGACTTCGACGACGCCTGCCGCTGGCTGGCCGCGCGCGGGAAGAGGCCCGACGCCCTGGTACTGACCCGGCACCCCGGCGAGGTCTTCTGGCAGACTCGGCTCAGGGCACTCGTCCCGCCGGACGACCCGGCGGCCATCGCCCGGCTGACGGAGGAAGGCCGTCAGACCTTCCTGATGGTTGACGACGACAGATTCGCCAATGCCCCGGCCAGCCCGATCGGCCGCTATGTCGAGGCGGCCGGCGGGCGGGTGCGGACGGTGTATGACCGGGGCGTCATCATCTACGAGGTCACTTCTTCGGCCCCTCGAAGGTGA
- a CDS encoding PQQ-dependent sugar dehydrogenase, with amino-acid sequence MPRSLAFFLIALSATATTPSMAQNAADLPKLKVEVAYPKLTFDRPVSLEFPDGGGDRLFVVEQHQAKVWSFVDDKETSDKQLFLQLPAPMNRGNEEGLLGLAFHPKYAENGEFFVYYSADDSADGHKRRSVVSRFKVSKDDPTKADPASEQRIWVSTDDPYENHNGGCILFGPDGFLYISLGDGGAADDPNTTGQNPADHYGSILRIDVDHPADGKPYGIPKDNPKLRDRKFAAWAPEVYCIGLRNVWKFSFDRNTGDLWAGDVGQNKWEMVHLIENGGNYGWSINESFHPFRPKQKLDKASPVSKPLAEYPHDLNLAKGRIDIGRSITGGYVYRGKAVPALDGVYLYGDFETGRIWGLRQKNRKATASGEVIKVGPTPLKIASFGEDHAGEVLVLSFDGKIYKFAAE; translated from the coding sequence ATGCCTCGTTCCCTGGCCTTCTTCCTGATCGCCCTCTCCGCGACGGCCACGACGCCCTCAATGGCCCAGAACGCCGCCGACCTGCCCAAGCTCAAGGTCGAGGTCGCCTACCCCAAGCTGACCTTCGACCGGCCGGTCTCGCTGGAATTCCCCGACGGCGGCGGCGACCGCCTGTTCGTTGTCGAGCAGCACCAGGCCAAGGTCTGGTCGTTCGTCGACGACAAGGAGACCTCCGACAAGCAGCTCTTCCTCCAGCTGCCCGCTCCGATGAACCGGGGCAACGAAGAGGGCCTGCTCGGCCTGGCCTTCCACCCCAAATACGCCGAGAACGGCGAGTTCTTCGTCTACTACTCGGCCGACGACTCGGCGGACGGCCACAAGCGCCGGTCCGTGGTCTCGCGGTTCAAGGTCTCCAAGGACGACCCGACGAAGGCCGACCCGGCCAGCGAGCAGCGCATCTGGGTCTCGACGGATGACCCCTACGAGAACCACAACGGCGGCTGCATCCTGTTCGGGCCCGACGGCTTCCTGTACATCTCGCTGGGCGACGGCGGCGCGGCCGACGACCCCAACACCACCGGCCAGAACCCGGCCGACCACTACGGCTCGATCCTGCGGATCGACGTCGACCACCCCGCCGACGGCAAGCCCTACGGCATCCCCAAGGACAACCCCAAGCTCCGCGACCGCAAGTTCGCCGCCTGGGCCCCCGAGGTCTATTGCATCGGCCTGCGCAACGTCTGGAAGTTCAGCTTCGACCGCAACACCGGCGACCTCTGGGCCGGCGACGTGGGCCAGAACAAGTGGGAGATGGTCCACCTGATCGAGAACGGCGGCAACTACGGCTGGAGCATCAACGAGTCCTTCCACCCCTTCCGCCCCAAGCAAAAGCTCGACAAGGCCAGCCCCGTCTCCAAGCCCCTGGCCGAGTACCCCCACGACCTGAACCTGGCCAAGGGCCGCATCGACATCGGCCGGAGCATCACCGGCGGCTACGTCTACCGCGGCAAGGCCGTCCCCGCCCTGGATGGCGTCTACCTCTACGGAGACTTCGAGACCGGCCGCATCTGGGGACTGCGCCAGAAGAACCGCAAGGCGACCGCCTCCGGCGAGGTCATCAAGGTCGGCCCCACCCCCCTGAAGATCGCCTCCTTCGGCGAAGATCACGCCGGTGAAGTCCTCGTCCTGTCCTTCGATGGCAAGATCTACAAGTTTGCCGCCGAGTAA
- a CDS encoding amidohydrolase family protein, which translates to MIDMHIHAVHPQIPGVKPTTDLYDGPIEALVAELREQMQRSGTEVLLGMGHLNGRAEDPLGVASTLAIAESLPELRAIGIADPTRVDTDHLQRVEAQLQAGFVVALKGYLGYIHHGPDSPGYRPYFELAAKYDLPFIFHTGDNWSRAAKVKYAHPLLVDEVAVEHPGVKIVMAHFGNPWCMDAAEVIYKNDNVWADVCAILVGDAAHFTKITSTGYLRRTVERVRHAIEFTERPDRFLYGTDWPLSPMDVYPHFVRQLFDEADHPAVFEENARGLFKLTKTA; encoded by the coding sequence ATGATCGACATGCACATCCACGCGGTCCATCCGCAGATCCCTGGCGTGAAGCCAACGACCGATCTCTACGATGGCCCCATCGAAGCCCTGGTGGCCGAGCTTCGTGAGCAGATGCAGCGGTCCGGCACCGAGGTGCTTCTGGGCATGGGTCACCTGAATGGTCGAGCCGAGGATCCGCTGGGGGTCGCGTCGACGCTGGCGATCGCGGAATCCCTGCCCGAGTTACGCGCGATCGGGATCGCCGATCCGACTCGCGTCGATACCGACCACCTGCAACGTGTCGAAGCCCAGCTTCAGGCCGGTTTCGTCGTCGCTCTGAAGGGCTACCTCGGGTACATTCATCATGGGCCGGACAGCCCCGGCTACCGACCCTACTTCGAGCTGGCCGCGAAGTACGACTTGCCGTTCATCTTCCACACCGGCGACAACTGGTCGAGGGCGGCGAAGGTCAAATATGCCCATCCGCTCCTGGTCGACGAGGTGGCCGTGGAACACCCTGGCGTCAAGATCGTCATGGCTCACTTCGGCAATCCGTGGTGCATGGACGCGGCGGAAGTAATCTACAAGAACGATAACGTCTGGGCCGATGTGTGCGCCATACTCGTCGGCGATGCGGCCCACTTCACCAAGATCACCTCGACCGGTTACCTGAGGCGGACGGTCGAGCGGGTGCGGCACGCCATCGAGTTTACCGAACGCCCAGACCGGTTCCTGTATGGCACGGATTGGCCGCTGAGTCCCATGGATGTGTACCCCCATTTCGTGCGACAGTTATTCGACGAGGCGGATCATCCGGCGGTGTTCGAGGAGAACGCCCGCGGCCTCTTCAAGCTCACGAAGACCGCCTAA
- a CDS encoding SRPBCC family protein, with the protein MRNALKVATPTDREILITREFNAPRDLVWDTMSRPELLRRWLTGPPGWEMTVCEEDARAGGTFRWAWSGPDGALMSMSGVYREVVPPERSVRTEVFDTGCVPGGGEQLATLVLTDLGDRTALTITLLYESKEARDGAAASGMEQGMAAGYDRLDEILEEVAVR; encoded by the coding sequence ATGCGAAATGCCCTGAAAGTCGCGACCCCGACCGATCGAGAGATCCTCATCACCCGCGAGTTCAACGCGCCCCGGGATCTGGTCTGGGACACGATGTCCAGGCCCGAATTGCTGAGGCGCTGGCTGACCGGCCCGCCGGGCTGGGAGATGACCGTCTGCGAGGAAGACGCGCGTGCCGGCGGGACGTTCCGCTGGGCCTGGAGCGGCCCGGACGGCGCCTTGATGTCGATGTCGGGCGTCTACCGCGAGGTCGTCCCGCCCGAGCGTAGCGTCCGCACCGAGGTCTTCGACACCGGCTGCGTCCCCGGGGGGGGCGAGCAACTGGCGACGCTCGTCCTCACCGACCTGGGCGACAGGACGGCCCTGACGATCACCCTGCTTTACGAGTCGAAAGAAGCCCGGGACGGGGCCGCCGCCTCCGGCATGGAGCAAGGGATGGCCGCCGGTTATGACCGGCTGGACGAGATCCTCGAAGAAGTCGCGGTCCGCTGA
- a CDS encoding DUF1345 domain-containing protein, translated as MKPDVVKQIKAQPRLVTAVLLGVLLWFVLPGEHSTRLLMAWDCSTGVYLVLAMAMMARSNFDRIRARAARQDEGQAVILALTTITAVVSLVGVMVELALAKSLENHEGWRHIALAGVTVLLSWTFLHTMFAVHYAHEYYADPEGGLEFPGDESPDYWDFMYYSFIIGTACATADVNITDKRMRKITTLHCIVAFFFNTTILALTVNIGAGFF; from the coding sequence ATGAAGCCGGATGTCGTCAAGCAGATCAAGGCGCAGCCGCGGTTGGTCACCGCCGTGCTGCTGGGCGTGCTGCTCTGGTTCGTCTTGCCCGGCGAGCACTCGACCCGCCTGCTGATGGCCTGGGATTGCTCGACGGGCGTCTACCTCGTGCTGGCGATGGCGATGATGGCCCGCTCGAACTTCGACCGGATCCGCGCCCGGGCCGCCCGGCAGGATGAAGGTCAGGCGGTGATCCTGGCGCTCACCACGATCACGGCGGTCGTCAGCCTGGTCGGCGTCATGGTCGAGCTGGCGCTGGCCAAGAGCCTGGAAAACCACGAAGGCTGGCGGCATATCGCGCTGGCCGGGGTGACCGTGCTCCTCTCCTGGACCTTCCTGCACACGATGTTCGCGGTGCATTACGCCCACGAGTATTACGCCGATCCGGAGGGGGGCCTGGAATTCCCCGGCGACGAGTCGCCCGATTACTGGGACTTCATGTACTACTCGTTCATCATCGGGACCGCCTGCGCCACCGCCGATGTGAACATCACCGACAAGCGGATGCGCAAGATCACGACCCTGCACTGCATCGTCGCCTTCTTCTTCAACACCACCATCCTGGCCCTCACCGTCAACATCGGCGCCGGCTTCTTCTGA
- a CDS encoding carbohydrate-binding family 9-like protein, which produces MIGLGCAVVWAGLVGQAAGADPLNVTREATCRWAKVAPVIDGKLDDPAWADAAVIDKFSAYWAKKNTGDGTKAKLLWDDKGLYYAATMTDAELTAHGTKHNDQIWNGDVFELFFKARTDRPEYHEFEVNPHSAILELPIPGRPFDFDALVKLPPAGLKAVAVVDGTLDKPGDVDKGWRVEGFIPWSAFAISGGKPKPGAVWTFALCRYDYGPKGTEPVLMSSAPLTVGNYHRYEDYGKLTFEGPKK; this is translated from the coding sequence ATGATCGGGCTCGGTTGCGCGGTGGTGTGGGCGGGGCTGGTGGGCCAGGCGGCGGGCGCCGACCCCTTGAATGTGACCCGGGAGGCGACCTGTCGCTGGGCCAAGGTGGCGCCCGTGATCGACGGCAAGCTCGACGACCCGGCCTGGGCCGACGCGGCGGTCATCGACAAGTTCAGCGCCTACTGGGCCAAGAAGAACACCGGCGACGGCACCAAGGCCAAGCTGCTCTGGGACGACAAGGGCCTCTACTACGCGGCCACGATGACCGACGCCGAGCTGACGGCGCACGGCACCAAGCACAACGACCAGATCTGGAACGGCGACGTCTTCGAGCTCTTCTTCAAGGCACGCACCGACCGGCCCGAGTACCACGAGTTCGAGGTCAACCCGCACTCGGCCATCCTCGAGCTGCCGATCCCGGGCCGACCGTTCGACTTCGACGCGCTCGTCAAGCTGCCGCCGGCCGGCTTGAAGGCGGTGGCCGTGGTGGACGGGACCCTGGACAAGCCCGGCGACGTGGACAAAGGCTGGCGGGTCGAGGGATTCATCCCCTGGTCGGCCTTCGCCATCTCCGGCGGCAAGCCCAAGCCGGGCGCCGTCTGGACGTTCGCGCTCTGCCGGTACGACTACGGCCCGAAGGGGACCGAGCCCGTCCTGATGAGCAGCGCCCCGCTGACCGTCGGCAACTACCACCGCTACGAGGACTACGGCAAGCTCACCTTCGAGGGGCCGAAGAAGTGA